The following coding sequences lie in one Rutidosis leptorrhynchoides isolate AG116_Rl617_1_P2 chromosome 6, CSIRO_AGI_Rlap_v1, whole genome shotgun sequence genomic window:
- the LOC139852526 gene encoding pectinesterase-like has translation MDGKSKAKIAILTVAFVVLLAVAIALIVVMNKSFEPKPENTKANHEEDVKASIKAVCENTDYQKTCVDSLTKAHTDSTDPYDHVKTLFEVTIKQLEDSANNNSLMKEINSDPRTNDALKGCKELAGLAINDLKRSFENIDIVSLNDVSQALVQLKIWMSGAITHEQTCLDGFEKTVGDSGEKMKKLLNESMELTSNCLALITDFSEMFQSFVGQQVSTNRRLLSLLNNDYNLPEWIDVLDRRILENEPKKIKPDVTIAQDGTGNYHTINEALKFAPVEAKKTYVIYVKEGIYKEIIRIPKNLTHIMIMGDGPDKTRISGSLNFIDGITTYHTATVAVGGDFFMARDIAFENTAGPEKHQAVALRVSADRTVFYNCRMDGYQDTLYAHTYRQFYRECTISGTIDFLFGDGAVVFQNCIMVVRKPMDNQNCIVTAQGRKEPRQPTGLVLQNCSIVADPLYYPVRMQLKSYLGRPWKQFSRTIIMESFIDDLIQPQGWLPWNESFAFDTLYYSEFNNHGPGSSKAQRVKWPGVKELSAKRINRFTPGKFIIGDSWIPPTDVPYTADFMFEPPKDDSKDDNDDKKSKDDDDDKDKSKKDKKKEKKEDKKKKKKDKKEKDKSKSDSDKPQAPASAPTPAPVPTPTPVPVSAPTPGESPGIEPKVIPESEISAPTSPKTEVSLKTERKSFFKMMLGKYLKP, from the exons ATGGATGGTAAGAGCAAAGCAAAAATTGCCATACTTACGGTGGCTTTCGTGGTGCTTCTAGCCGTTGCCATTGCGCTAATTGTTGTAATGAACAAATCTTTCGAACCAAAACCTGAGAACACGAAAGCTAACCATGAGGAAGATGTTAAGGCGTCAATCAAAGCCGTTTGTGAAAACACAGATTACCAAAAGACTTGCGTCGATAGCCTCACGAAAGCACACACTGATTCAACGGATCCTTATGACCATGTAAAGACCTTGTTTGAGGTCACAATCAAACAACTTGAGGATTCTGCTAACAACAACTCACTCATGAAAGAAATTAATTCCGACCCAAGAACAAATGATGCTCTCAAGGGTTGTAAGGAGCTTGCAGGCCTTGCTATAAACGATCTTAAAAGATCTTTCGAGAATATAGATATTGTTAGTCTTAATGATGTCAGTCAAGCGCTCGTACAGCTCAAAATATGGATGAGCGGTGCAATAACGCACGAGCAAACATGCCTAGATGGATTTGAAAAAACCGTAGGAGATTCAGGAGAGAAAATGAAAAAATTATTAAACGAGTCAATGGAGTTAACAAGTAACTGCCTTGCTCTTATAACGGATTTTTCAGAAATGTTTCAGTCGTTTGTGGGACAGCAGGTTAGCACGAATCGTCGTTTGCTTTCTCTACTCAACAACGATTATAATCTTCCTGAATGGATAGATGTTTTAGACCGAAGAATATTGGAGAACGAACCCAAGAAAATCAAGCCAGATGTTACTATTGCACAAGATGGGACTGGAAACTATCATACGATTAACGAAGCTTTAAAATTCGCTCCTGTTGAAGCGAAGAAGACGTACGTTATCTACGTTAAGGAGGGTATATACAAAGAGATCATACGTATACCTAAAAACTTGACTCATATAATGATAATGGGCGATGGCCCTGATAAAACAAGAATTTCAGGAAGCTTAAACTTCATTGATGGAATTACCACGTATCATACTGCAACTGTTG CTGTTGGTGGAGATTTTTTCATGGCTAGGGACATTGCGTTTGAGAATACAGCAGGTCCTGAAAAGCACCAAGCAGTGGCGTTGCGTGTTAGTGCAGACCGAACAGTCTTTTATAATTGTCGTATGGATGGTTACCAAGACACTCTTTACGCACACACCTACCGTCAATTTTATCGTGAATGCACCATATCAGGCACCATTGACTTTCTGTTTGGAGACGGTGCAGTCGTGTTCCAAAACTGCATCATGGTTGTTAGGAAGCCGATGGACAACCAGAATTGCATTGTGACGGCACAAGGACGAAAAGAACCTCGACAACCAACTGGATTAGTCCTTCAAAATTGTAGCATTGTCGCCGATCCTCTGTATTATCCGGTCAGAATGCAACTTAAATCTTACCTTGGACGTCCATGGAAACAGTTTTCAAGAACGATAATTATGGAATCGTTTATCGATGATTTGATCCAACCGCAAGGGTGGTTACCATGGAACGAATCGTTTGCTTTTGACACACTTTATTATAGTGAGTTCAATAACCATGGTCCGGGATCATCTAAAGCACAACGTGTTAAATGGCCAGGCGTTAAGGAACTATCTGCAAAACGAATAAACCGCTTCACACCGGGAAAATTCATCATTGGTGATTCGTGGATCCCACCCACCGATGTGCCTTATACCGCAGATTTCATGTTTGAACCTCCAAAAGATGATTCTAAGGACGATAATGATGACAAGAAATCTAAGGATGATGACGATGACAAGGATAAATCTAaaaaagataagaaaaaagaaaagaaggaagataaaaagaaaaagaagaaagacaAGAAAGAAAAAGATAAATCGAAATCGGATTCCGATAAGCCACAAGCACCCGCGTCAGCACCAACACCAGCACCAGTACCGACACCGACACCAGTACCAGTATCAGCACCAACACCAGGCGAAAGTCCTGGAATCGAACCAAAGGTTATACCTGAGAGTGAAATAAGTGCACCAACTTCACCTAAAACGGAAGTATCCCTAAAGACCGAAAGAAAATCTTTCTTTAAAATGATGCTTGGGAAGTACTTAAAACCATAG